In the genome of Halictus rubicundus isolate RS-2024b chromosome 9, iyHalRubi1_principal, whole genome shotgun sequence, one region contains:
- the LOC143357327 gene encoding uncharacterized protein LOC143357327: MSFVVKNHLAKKKLKKKSLWDEENMKNAIQKPSTSSAGHISKVILKLSPLPDATKRRTGARARRCERSEILKSSPNKLMTEEKENKKRMTEQIKNSGNKRKTTDEV, from the exons ATGTCTTTTG tggTTAAAAATCACTTAGCCAAGAAGAAACTTAAGAAGAAAAGTTTGTGGGATgaggaaaatatgaaaaatgcaATTCAGAaa CCATCTACTAGTTCTGCTGGTCATATTTCTAAAGTAATTTTGAAGCTATCTCCCTTACCCGATGCCACAAAAAGGAGAACTGGAGCAAGAGCAAGAAGATGTGAAAGAAGTGAAATCCTAAAGTCATCACCTAATAAATTAATGAccgaggagaaagaaaacaaaaagaggatgacagaacaaataaaaaattcgggaaataagcgtaagaccacagacgaggtatag
- the LOC143357328 gene encoding LOW QUALITY PROTEIN: uncharacterized protein LOC143357328 (The sequence of the model RefSeq protein was modified relative to this genomic sequence to represent the inferred CDS: inserted 2 bases in 1 codon), whose product QKKMSLREASSRYNIAKSTLADKIKLITCGQEVNLTCTQGRFTKTFPPEYEQQLVNHVKDLANRCLPLMKKEFLKLAYDLAVEFKLPHRFNIQKXMAGKHFYYDFMARLPDLSLRTPESTSLMRAIGFNKPQVEHFFNNIERLVKQYNFSASNIYNCDETGVNCVGKVTSAERGKNITVIFCMNACGYFVPPFFVFPRQRMNPHLMINAPAESEGVAQPKGWMNGEFFHQWLQHFTKFTRPSKTAPVLILLDGHSSHKTLDVINFCRDHNIHLLSSPPHTTHKLQPLDRTFMKPFKTAYYERCDLWMRENAGARITDYDIAGLVREAFIKVARLEIAVSGFRCTGIYPLDRNIFSDIDYLARFHFYDGIWRS is encoded by the exons caaaaaaaaatgagtcTAAGAGAAGCATCTTCACGATACAATATTGCAAAAAGCACATTGGCCGATAAGATAAAATTGATTACATGTGGTCAAGAAGTTAACTTAACGTGTACACAAGGTAGATTTACCAAAACATTTCCACCAGAATACGAACAACAATTGGTGAATCACGTGAAAGACCTGGCTAACCGATGCTTGCCCttaatgaaaaaagaatttCTAAAGTTAGCTTACGATTTAGCAGTAGAATTCAAACTTCCGCATCGTTTCAACATACAAAA AATGGCAGGGAAACATTTTTACTATGATTTTATGGCCAGACTTCCTGATCTTTCATTGAGAACACCGGAGTCTACAAGTCTAATGCGAGCTATAGGTTTTAATAAACcgcaggtagaacatttttttaataacatagaGAGACTCGTGAAACAATATAACTTCTCCGCGTCCAATATATACAATTGCGACGAAACAGGAGTCAACTGC GTTGGAAAAGTCACATCAGCAGAAAGGGGCAAAAATATTACCGTAATCTTTTGTATGAATGCTTGTGGGTATTTTGTACCtccattttttgtttttccacGTCAAAGAATGAATCCACACCTAATGATAAATGCTCCTGCAGAGAGTGAGGGTGTTGCCCAACCAAAGGGTTGGATGAATGGTGAGTTTTTTCATCAGTGGTTGCAACATTTTACAAAATTCACTCGTCCATCTAAAACGGCTCCTGTCCTTATCCTTTTGGATGGCCATAGTAGCCACAAAACTTTGGATGTCATAAATTTCTGTAGAGATCATAATATTCACCTACTAAGTTCTCCACCACATACAACCCATAAGCTCCAACCATTGGACAGGACGTTCATGAAGCCATTCAAAACAGCATATTATGAACGCTGCGATTTGTGGATGCGAGAAAACGCAGGAGCTCGCATAACCGACTACGATATTGCAGGTCTTGTTAGAGAGGCGTTTATAAAAGTTGCACGCTTGGAAATAGCAGTGTCTGGTTTCAGATGTACCGGAATTTATCCTTTGGATAGGAATATATTCTCAGACATTGATTATTTAG CAAGATTTCACTTTTACGATGGGATCTGGAGATCCTAA
- the LOC143357160 gene encoding uncharacterized protein LOC143357160, with translation MPATKDENVESSGKPFIVENNVIVGKKVPFVSKYTSGGKYLYDVMKNNPSVVAQLDPVSGKEDTIEELLERAIKCALWLKKKGVRKGDIIAVASHNHRDSFTPCLAALFIGATFNPWDPGMNTNLARHFIRLIEPKVIFTNEKSVRVALDAVKIETSAAMIVTFGDYPGSISFLDVLQGHSESDVADFQCEDADLNDTALILFSSGTTGLPKGVELSHKTVLITTDSAFGLDLSQERPLWFSPLSWISGVICTLKVLASHGKKIIGSNFEPQIACELIEKHKITWLILSTSMANRLVRYKDLRNYDLSSLKCLLVAGAMLKPESQAMMKKHLSHAIVLQAFGMTELGGVATAQKPSHSIGSCGTVSINYEFKIIDLQSGEALGPDQQGELYLRSETMMKGYHKNPTATKEAIDEDGWMHSGDLAYYNEDGELFIVDRIKEILKYRGYQISPSEIENLLQTHPGVLEVAVVGIPHPTDDEHPVAFVRKMPDKEVSADELVMKVEKNFVDAYKLRGGVKFVATFPYTSSGKIARTQLRNIAKSFATH, from the exons CTGGATCCCGTCTCAGGCAAAGAAGATACTATCGAGGAGTTGCTGGAGCGGGCGATAAAATGTGCTCTCTGGTTAAAGAAAAAAGGAGTGCGAAAAGGAGACATTATTGCGGTTGCGTCGCATAATCACCGTGACAGCTTTACCCCGTGCCTCGCCGCGCTTTTCATCGGTGCAACGTTCAATCCTTGGGATCCAGGGATGAATACTA ATCTTGCGCGTCATTTCATAAGACTAATTGAGCCGAAAGTGATCTTCACGAACGAGAAATCGGTGAGGGTCGCATTGGATGCAGTGAAGATCGAAACTTCCGCGGCGATGATCGTCACATTTGGCGATTATCCCGGCAGTATCTCCTTTTTGGATGTTTTGCAAGGTCATAGTGAATCGGACGTGGCGGATTTCCAATGCGAGGATGCGGATCTCAATGACACGGCGCTGATACTTTTCTCTTCCGGGACCACGGGTTTGCCGAAGGGTGTAGAACTGTCGCATAAAACGGTTCTCATAACAACGGACAGCGCTTTCGGATTAGATTTGTCCCAGGAAAGACCTTTATGGTTCAGTCCCTTATCTTGGATCAGTGGTGTCATTTGCACCCTCAAGGTCCTCGCTtcccatggcaaaaaaataatCGGTTCGAATTTCGAGCCACAAATAGCGTGTGAACTCATAGAAAAACATAAG ATAACATGGTTAATATTAAGCACCAGTATGGCTAATCGGTTGGTCAGATACAAGGATTTGAGAAACTACGACCTCTCGAGTTTAAAATGCCTCCTTGTGGCTGGTGCTATGCTGAAACCGGAATCTCAAGCAATGATGAAGAAGCATTTATCACATGCGATAGTACTACAAGCTTTCG GTATGACGGAGTTAGGCGGAGTGGCTACAGCTCAAAAGCCAAGTCATAGCATCGGTTCTTGTGGAACGGTAAGCATAAATTATGAATTCAAAATCATTGATCTCCAGTCAGGAGAAGCTCTTGGCCCGGACCAGCAGGGTGAACTCTATCTTAGATCAGAGACCATGATGAAAGGTTACCATAAAAACCCGACGGCAACAAAGGAGGCCATAGACGAAGACG gTTGGATGCATTCGGGCGACCTGGCTTACTATAATGAGGATGGTGAATTGTTTATCGTTGATAGGATAAAAGAGATCCTTAAGTACAGAGGTTATCAAATATCACCTAGTGAAATCGAAAACCTTTTGCAAACACATCCGGGCGTTTTGGAAGTTGCAGTCGTCGGCATACCTCATCCCACAGATGATGAACATCCCGTTGCTTTCGTTCGCAAAATGCCCGATAAAGAA GTGTCCGCAGATGAATTAGTGATGAAGGTTGAAAAGAATTTTGTGGATGCTTATAAATTACGTGGTGGTGTGAAGTTCGTAGCAACCTTCCCTTATACTTCTTCCGGCAAGATAGCGAGGACACAGCTGAGAAATATAGCGAAGTCATTCGCAACTCATTAA